One stretch of Harmonia axyridis chromosome 1, icHarAxyr1.1, whole genome shotgun sequence DNA includes these proteins:
- the LOC123680796 gene encoding WD repeat-containing protein 74, whose protein sequence is MDLNDKYSIYVGSARGTITYTDLNPEKKNHYEFAAEASEINSMIWKNETEILVGYKNGIVSTYDTITQKYGKIFDQCRDEGSVVGLGSFGKKILVTSAKGKINIIGPKNKIYSIVTLYPENGTLETSSQSMDRLNIIATGGEMNDVKLWDVEAKECIFKAKSMGHDHLNLPIKTSVRGITFIPGEPSLCCCATKEGHVLIYDERAQRRPVCKFLEPKASFSSITTAYRERNILAGTTKGYIEYIDMKKGKCLRTFTGTCGSVTSLLCDPVEPILFATSLDRYLRIYNLDTKEILNKQYLKQNLKRILVKPIVKKEEEIVPNNKTTVDEFDEIFNNLEVISEETAKKQKAKAELNNKSQKDGDLNTDGNEEISNNPEAVAEKPKKTRKIKKNKDQSKKDGNSGTDKTEENSNNMEVVKDKSTKKRKINKENKVEMKKGGDPNTDRTENNVEVIEEIPTKKLKLENKVKSKKLKNKILV, encoded by the exons ATGGATTTGAACGATAAGTATTCTATATACGTTGGTTCGGCAAGGGGAACCATAACAT atactGATCTGAATCCTGAAAAGAAAAATCATTATGAATTCGCAGCTGAAGCTTCCGAAATAAATTCCATGATTTGGAAAAACGAAACTGAAATACTAGTTGGTTACAAAAATGGAATTGTAAGCACTTACGATACAATTACAcaaaaatatgggaaaatatttGACCAATGTAGAGATGAAGGATCTGTAGTTGGTCTTGGTTCTTTTGGCAAAAAAATATTAGTTACTTCAGCCAAAgggaaaattaatataattggtccgaaaaataaaatttacagTATTGTGACCCTTTATCCAGAAAATGGAACTCTGGAAACTTCAAGTCAAAGTATGGATAGATTAAATATTATAGCAACTGGTGGAGAAATGAATGATGTTAAGTTATGGGATGTGGAAGCCAAGGAATGTATATTCAAGGCAAAATCG ATGGGACATGATCACTTAAATCTACCTATTAAAACTTCAGTTAGAGGAATTACATTCATTCCAGGAGAGCCCAGCCTATGTTGTTGTGCCACAAAAGAGGGTCATGTTTTGATTTATGATGAAAGGGCCCAAAGAAGACCAGTATGCAAATTTCTAGAACCAAAAGCCAGCTTTTCTTCAATTACTACTGCATATAGGGAAAG GAATATCCTAGCTGGAACAACAAAAGGATATATAGAAtatattgatatgaaaaaaGGAAAATGTCTAAGAACATTTACAGGTACATGTGGAAGTGTAACAAGCTTATTGTGTGATCCTGTAGAACCTATTCTTTTCGCAACAAGCTTGGACAGATATTTAAGGATATATAACTTGGATACTAAAGAAATACTTAATAAG caatatttgaaacaaaatttgaagAGAATATTAGTGAAGCCAATAGTGAAAAAAGAGGAAGAAATTGTTCCCAATAACAAAACTACTGTAGAtgaatttgatgaaatatttaacAACTTAGAAGTTATTTCTGAAGAAACAGCAAAAAAACAAAAGGCAAAGGCAGAACTAAATAATAAATCTCAAAAAGATGGAGATTTAAATACAGatggaaatgaagaaatatcAAACAATCCAGAAGCTGTTGCAGAGAAACCAAAAAAAACTCGTAAAATCAAAAAGAATAAAGATCAATCTAAAAAAGATGGAAATTCTGGTACTGATAAAActgaagaaaattcaaacaatatgGAGGTTGTTAAAgataaatcaacaaaaaaacggAAAATCAATAAAGAGAATaaagttgaaatgaaaaaaggtGGGGATCCCAATACAGATAGAACCGAAAACAACGTAGAGGTTATTGAAgaaataccaacaaaaaaactaaaattagaGAATAAGGTTAAatccaaaaaactgaaaaataaaatacttgTATAA
- the LOC123680729 gene encoding uncharacterized protein LOC123680729, protein MNQLNENKYPTDSLLYNFVEDESLLAMIDEEESISNLICLLQLQVERIKLNMSQKHNFPVAKILKNNCPLEIKISALNLALDIQTDNAEFIYCLLLLNEQLSLVESTWNDVGNLSRILCLATVIIRVNQQVKEDIFTYVDKFKLKMFLFKLCGTELSKDFLIDKSSLFFKYFELIIKTEEEFIDQAVQYFIEQENLDYLCMLFDKKLSNLVTSDYFQEDNLWNFLKLHIVSKNSVKKKQAQYILFRTVEYFKTNETATPRALQVTNLKEWDFFFILLEMSKEKQLHLIQPTLKLLPSIKDLHITWRICLYQELLNHSQLTVVYNMIEHVLGLKFTSSPIYQRVVSDILIALNKYEYSFLTRRVFNKLEVFCNELNEVFYPIFYEEFLKIDWNPAAAWCVLKSASFLLHKIPKSLIIKMLRCLKKLPHMYIKQSCIIFFIEKLLEDSSDILEKVILIGRFLFSTDQQIDKEIFYQIIEKKISELRLCTENLKKSTKQYIEEENTEYLLINLQLMKKLNLDIEYEVKSAPCNLDDMILFYFPNLLRPFHVGDYIVKRFQNEHNDDYQYLLKFLEIMIENDLVKISSDECLKIWHNSQSNGKKLIASYLIYRIPNTLYVDSTILPKVELYLKHIGCEVWLKKFRKSFDIIKNEKQFNNLIQKFGDWLDTDNENLLKLIVDNLDLVTNYFIFNETGSIGVLDICLRKICRLSNNLMRTYSSLFFESIFEFNLFSTSTFAECWKKWYSDLFECYFMECDSLLKVIMEGCRKIILLEAPHMGILTPLILGALTKGIVIQKNQRVEYGICQAIHEDIGSLSVQNPNLIATDLKILSIECLYLLAKNKSMRNIPSADVLMEMLVDHYMVNYNKRYFPESKIHLEKLRIVQAMLMIVHFTDRSREKLVEFIMKSFCEETHQTSVKQLLQWLLIILVSQSPSYLSLMIEKVETTNLSNTSSVVALIPVVYHLVTSLKDEECWYQATNALLPWTMGANFKLRVYSQVTLRNILKRAKQNQLTKYIDKYSFLENSISAVLDATGNAVSETLKNDMTFIEALNPDLHYSVENIFVALPKMLDVPPSEWQNVLKHKFCEQFEMKLKTEMTLPNIVSSKNFKEENEYESTCVNVQKKIIPWKQDLEEKIENKSLNSLICVASLVEKYSNIGGLSRTCEIFNVQHLVLHNMKIKDDREFKSLSMSSENWVDFMEVKKDELSSFLIKLKEQGFAIVGLEQTSESVKLHDFKFEKKTVILLGNEKEGIPAPLLPFLDTCVEIPQFGQTRSLNVHVAGATFIWEYVKQHML, encoded by the exons ATGAAtcaattaaatgaaaacaaatatccCACAGATTctcttttatataattttgtggAAGATGAATCTCTTCTTGCTATGATTGATGAAGAGGAGTCTATTTCAAATCTAATTTGTCTCTTACAATTGCAAGTTGAGAGAATAAAACTGAATATGTCACAAAAACACAATTTCCCTGTGGCTAAAATTCTGAAGAATAATTGTcctcttgaaataaaaatatctgcTCTTAATTTGGCTCTCGATATTCAAACTGATAATGCAGAATTCATATACTGTCTTCTTTTACTGAATGAGCAATTGTCCTTGGTGGAATCAACATGGAATGATGTTGGAAATCTTTCAAGAATATTATGCTTAGCTACTGTTATAATTCGAGTGAATCAGCAGGTCAAAGAAGATATATTCACATATGTAGAtaaattcaagttgaaaatgtttttgtttaaATTATGTGGAACAGAGTTGAGTAaagattttttaattgataaatcatctttatttttcaaatattttgagcTCATTATAAAAAcagaagaagaatttattgatcaAGCTgtacaatattttattgaacaagAAAATTTAGATTATTTATGCATGTTATTTGATAAAAAGCTCAGTAACTTAGTTACCAGTGATTATTTCCAGGAAGATAATCTCTGGAATTTTTTGAAGCTTCATATTGTAAGCAAAAATAGTGTGAAAAAGAAGCAGGcacaatatattttatttaggACAGTAGAGTACTTCAAAACGAATGAAACAGCAACACCTAGAGCTCTACAAGTTACAAATTTAAAAGAGTgggattttttcttcattttattagAAATGTCAAAAGAAAAGCAATTGCATTTGATACAACCCACACTAAAGTTATTGCCGTCCATTAAAGATTTGCATATAACTTGGCGAATTTGTCTTTATCAGGAACTTTTGAATCATTCACAATTAACTGTTGTTTATAACATGATTGAGCATGTACTGGGATTGAAATTTACTTCCAGTCCAATTTATCAAAGAGTAGTTAGTGATATTTTAATTGCCttgaataaatatgaatattcatttttgacgAGAAGAGTATTCAATAAGCTCGAagttttttgtaatgaattgaatgaagTCTTCTACCCCATATTTTATGAAGAGTTTTTGAAAATCGATTGGAATCCCGCAGCAGCCTGGTGTGTGTTGAAAAGTGCCTCATTCCTCTTGCATAAAATTCCAAAGTCTCTCATCATCAAAATGCTGAGGTGTTTGAAAAAATTGCCTCATATGTACATTAAACAAAGttgcataatttttttcatcgagAAACTGTTGGAAGATTCTTCTGATATTCTTGAAAAAGTTATACTGATAGGGAGATTTCTATTCTCCACTGATCAACAAATCGACAAGGAAATATTCTatcaaataatagaaaaaaaaataagtgaaCTAAGATTATGtacagaaaatttgaaaaaatcaacaaaacaaTATATAGAAGAggaaaatactgaatatttactGATAAATTTGcagttaatgaaaaaattgaacttaGATATAGAGTACGAAGTGAAATCAGCTCCTTGCAATTTAGATGATATGATACTTTTTTATTTCCCGAATCTCTTGAGACCATTTCATGTTGGGGATTACATAGTGAAGAGATTTCAAAATGAACATAATGATGACTATCAGtaccttttgaaatttttggaaataatgatTGAAAATGATTTAGTGAAGATATCAAGTGATGAATGTTTGAAGATATGGCATAACAGTCAAAGTAATGGAAAGAAGTTAATTGCAAGTTATTTGATATATAGGATACCTAATACATTATATGTTGATTCAACAATACTGCCAAAAGTAGAATTGTACTTGAAACATATTGGATGTGAAGTGtggttgaaaaaattcagaaaatccTTTGacattataaaaaatgaaaaacaattcaataatcTCATCCAAAAATTTGGTGACTGGCTGGATACTGATAATGAAAATCTTCTTAAGTTAATCGTAGACAATCTAGATTTGGTtaccaattattttattttcaatgaaaccgGTTCTATTGGAGTTTTAGATATATGTTTGAGAAAAATCTGTAGATTATCTAATAATTTAATGAGAACATATTCTTCTTTGTTTTTCGAATCAATATTCGAATTTAATCTATTTTCAACATCCACTTTTGCCGAGTGTTGGAAAAAATGGTATTCAGATTTATTTGAATGCTATTTCATGGAATGTGATAGTTTACTCAAAGTTATCATGGAGGGAtgcagaaaaataattttgctTGAAGCACCTCATATGGGAATATTGACACCCTTGATTTTGGGTGCGCTAACTAAAGgaattgttattcaaaaaaaccAAAG AGTAGAATATGGTATCTGTCAAGCAATTCACGAAGATATTGGTTCGTTATCTGTTCAGAA ccCCAATTTGATCGCCACAGACTTGAAGATTTTATCGATAGAATGTTTATATCTTTTAGCTAAAAATAAGTCCATGAGGAATATTCCATCGGCAGATGTTCTGATGGAGATGCTAGTCGACCATTATATGGTAAATTACAATAAGAGGTATTTTCCAGAGTCAAAG ATCCACCTTGAAAAACTAAGAATAGTACAAGCGATGCTTATGATAGTTCATTTTACAGACAGATCCAGAGAAAAATTGGTGGAGTtcataatgaaaagtttttgcGAAGAGACTCACCAAACTTCTGTGAAGCAACTGTTACAATGGTTGCTTATTATTTTGGTATCACAATCGCCCAGTTATTTGAGCTTGATGATTGAGAAGGTTGAAACCACCAATTTGTCCAATACCTCATCTGTTGTGGCATTGATACCTGTTGTGTATCATTTGGTAACATCTCTTAAGGATGAAGAATGTTGGTATCAAGCTACAAACGCTCTGCTACCATGGACAATGGGTGCCAATTTCAAATTGAGAGTATATTCCCAG GTAACTCTCAGAAATATTCTAAAACGTGCGAAACAAAATCAACTCACTAAATACATagacaaatattcatttctggaGAATTCCATTTCTGCTGTTCTCGATGCTACTGGAAATGCTGTATCAGAAACCTTGAAGAACGATATGACCTTCATTGAAGCCTTAAACCCAGATCTGCACTATTCTGTGGAGAATATATTCGTTGCCCTTCCAAAAATGTTAGATGTTCCACCTTCTGAGTGGCAAAATGTTTTGAAGCATAAATTTTGCGAacaattcgaaatgaaattaaaaactgAGATGACCCTTCCGAACATTGTCTCCTCCAAAAACTTCAAAGAGGAGAATGAATATGAATCAACATGTGTTAATGTACAGAAGAAAATAATACCCTGGAAACAGGACCTagaggaaaaaattgaaaataaatcgtTGAACAGTTTGATTTGTGTGGCATCACTGGTTGAGAAATATAGTAACATTGGTGGCTTATCAAGGACgtgtgaaattttcaatgtgCAGCATCTGGTCTTACAcaacatgaaaataaaagatGATAGGGAGTTCAAAAGTTTGAGTATGTCTTCTGAGAATTGGGTCGATTTTATGGAAGTAAAAAAAGACGAATTATCTAGTTTTctgataaaattgaaagaacAGGGTTTTGCAATCGTTGGTTTGGAGCAGACCTCTGAAAGTGTCAAGTTGCATGACTTCAAGTTTGAGAAGAAAACTGTAATTCTGTTGGG aaatgaaaaagaagGTATACCAGCTCCTCTACTTCCATTTTTGGATACCTGTGTTGAAATACCTCAATTTGGACAAACTAGGTCACTCAATGTTCATGTGGCAGGAGCAACATTTATCTGGGAATATGTTAAACAACATATGTTatga
- the LOC123680788 gene encoding neprilysin-2-like isoform X1: protein MLEPRQNRSSGCWKRKTKLEKLLIPCCVILCILTVLFLILYLTKEPDTGEICTTKHCVKASSEILDYADFKANPCQDFYKFTCGSFSKNAVKKQETTPLVTVTDDLKNELKAIIVDPIGHKNPHALVLLKQFYQQCMDEKKIDADESKAFLEAVEELGGWPLMKGGAWDVPKFNWVDWHIKATKLGLPIYGFFTFERVTTAAGNTILKVAGVSKGSGVYLSEARYNRIMTEVMEALNVTDQGGEITKQNYEVVSFKEKIRSLNLGEDSSVKTLEDLLKACPSVPWLKLLNSLAGDMNETFNSNSSVTYGEIDQYCEELDQLLNKTPPRAIANYFIWSILHQTYNYLSIRETYGQVTYETPSRFEICFKDADERFKYVKETVYVRKKTPKVVRDNLNEMIDFMKEVFKKHVEASDWMDDETKKLALAKTEHIQTMIGGDDEMYEPDFFDKLAGLGELNFTSDNIFNMSRERRMSETDHFFRTVYQDEDDDYPGFFDNMLKVNAFFVSPINAMILPAPILSSIFYDYRKPAFMNYGSIGRIIGHEIMHGFEKSGRMIATNDGMKDWWTNATADAYDKKVKCVIERYEKIPFRYRLNGTLTLDENVSDFVGIDVAYEAYLKYVEKYGPEQRIPGVPLTPEQIFWIQTGTWLCFRKLDDSDIDYEEEDEHAIPGFRVQAGARNSLYFAKDFKCPEGSFMNPKKKCRIF from the exons ATGCTAGAGCCAAGGCAAAA TCGTTCGAGTGGCTGTTGGAAAAGGAAAACGAAATTAGAAAAACTATTAATTCCTTGCTGTGTGATATTGTGCATTTTGACtgtgttgtttttgattttgtaTCTCACGAAAGAACCTG ataCAGGAGAAATATGCACGACCAAACACTGCGTCAAGGCATCATCGGAAATCCTAGACTACGCCGATTTCAAGGCGAATCCTTGCCAGGACTTCTACAAATTCACTTGTGGATCCTTCTCAAAGAACGCCGTTAAAAAACAAGAAACCACGCCACTGGTTACCGTCACCGATGATCTCAAAAATGAGCTGAAAGCAATAATAGTTGATCCAATCGGGCACAAAAATCCACATGCACTCGTCCTGCTGAAGCAGTTCTACCAGCAATGCATGGATGAAAAAAAGATTGACGCAGATGAGAGTAAAGCATTCTTGGAGGCCGTTGAAGAACTAGGAGGCTGGCCTCTCATGAAGGGGGGCGCTTGGGATGTCCCGAAATTCAATTGGGTGGACTGGCATATAAAAGCTACAAAGCTGGGTCTTCCAATTTACGGGTTTTTTACATTTGAGAGAGTTACAACTGCAGCTGGTAACACCATTTTGAAA GTAGCTGGTGTATCTAAAGGATCCGGTGTATACCTTTCTGAAGCAAGATACAACAGAATAATGACAGAAGTAATGGAAGCTTTAAACGTTACCGATCAAGGTGGAGAAATCACGAAACAGAACTACGAAGTTGTTTcgttcaaagaaaaaatcagaTCA CTTAACCTGGGTGAAGATTCTTCAGTTAAAACATTGGAAGACCTACTAAAGGCATGTCCTTCGGTACCATGGctgaaattattaaattcattGGCAGGTGATATGAACGAAACTTTCAATAGCAACTCTTCGGTTACCTATGGTGAAATTGATCAATATTGTGAGGAGTTGGATCAACTCTTGAATAAAACGCCTCCAAG AGCAATCGCGAATTATTTCATATGGAGTATACTTCATCAGACATATAACTATTTGAGCATAAGAGAGACCTATGGACAAGTTACTTATGAAACACCATCTAGATTTGAGATATGTTTCAAAGATGCCGATGAAAG GTTCAAATACGTGAAAGAAACAGTGTACGTTCGGAAGAAGACACCAAAAGTCGTTAGAGACAATTTGAACGAAATGATCGATTTTATGAAAGAGGTATTCAAGAAACATGTAGAGGCAAGTGATTGGATGGACGATGAAACCAAGAAGCTAGCTTTGGCAAAAACTGAACATATTCAAACCATGATTGGAGGAGATGATGAAATGTACGAGCCAGATTTTTTCGATAAACTTGCTGGACTTGGTGAG ctgaatttCACATCTGATAACATTTTCAACATGTCTCGTGAAAGGAGAATGAGTGAAACTGATCATTTCTTCAGAACGGTCTATCAAGACGAAGACGATGATTATCCAGGATTTTTCGATAACATGCTAAAAGTCAACGCTTTCTTTGTGTCTCCTATCAACGCCATGA TACTTCCAGCACCTATTCTAAGTTCGATATTCTATGATTACCGTAAACCAGCTTTTATGAACTACGGTTCGATAGGACGAATCATAGGACACGAAATAATGCATGGATTTGAGAAATCTGGAAGAATGATTGCTACGAAtgatggtatgaaggattggtGGACCAATGCAACAGCCGATGCCTACGATAAGAAAGTGAAATGTGTTAttgagagatacgagaaaattCCTTTTAGATATAGG tTGAATGGTACGTTAACTTTAGACGAAAACGTCTCAGATTTCGTTGGTATCGATGTGGCATACGAAGCTTACCTGAAATACGTCGAGAAATATGGCCCTGAGCAAAGAATACCGGGTGTTCCTCTTACTCCCGAACAGATATTCTGGATACAAACAGGAACGTGGCTGTGCTTCAGAAAATTAGATGATAGCGACATAGATTACGAAGAGGAGGATGAACATGCCATACCCGGTTTTAGGGTTCAAGCAGGTGCcagaaattcattatattttgccAAAGATTTCAAGTGTCCTGAGGGTTCTTTCATGAACCCTAAGAAAAAATGTAGAATATTTTGA
- the LOC123680788 gene encoding neprilysin-2-like isoform X2 has protein sequence MLEPRQNRSSGCWKRKTKLEKLLIPCCVILCILTVLFLILYLTKDLDTGEICTTKHCVKASSEILDYADFKANPCQDFYKFTCGSFSKNAVKKQETTPLVTVTDDLKNELKAIIVDPIGHKNPHALVLLKQFYQQCMDEKKIDADESKAFLEAVEELGGWPLMKGGAWDVPKFNWVDWHIKATKLGLPIYGFFTFERVTTAAGNTILKVAGVSKGSGVYLSEARYNRIMTEVMEALNVTDQGGEITKQNYEVVSFKEKIRSLNLGEDSSVKTLEDLLKACPSVPWLKLLNSLAGDMNETFNSNSSVTYGEIDQYCEELDQLLNKTPPRAIANYFIWSILHQTYNYLSIRETYGQVTYETPSRFEICFKDADERFKYVKETVYVRKKTPKVVRDNLNEMIDFMKEVFKKHVEASDWMDDETKKLALAKTEHIQTMIGGDDEMYEPDFFDKLAGLGELNFTSDNIFNMSRERRMSETDHFFRTVYQDEDDDYPGFFDNMLKVNAFFVSPINAMILPAPILSSIFYDYRKPAFMNYGSIGRIIGHEIMHGFEKSGRMIATNDGMKDWWTNATADAYDKKVKCVIERYEKIPFRYRLNGTLTLDENVSDFVGIDVAYEAYLKYVEKYGPEQRIPGVPLTPEQIFWIQTGTWLCFRKLDDSDIDYEEEDEHAIPGFRVQAGARNSLYFAKDFKCPEGSFMNPKKKCRIF, from the exons ATGCTAGAGCCAAGGCAAAA TCGTTCGAGTGGCTGTTGGAAAAGGAAAACGAAATTAGAAAAACTATTAATTCCTTGCTGTGTGATATTGTGCATTTTGACtgtgttgtttttgattttgtaTCTCACGAAAGA tttagataCAGGAGAAATATGCACGACCAAACACTGCGTCAAGGCATCATCGGAAATCCTAGACTACGCCGATTTCAAGGCGAATCCTTGCCAGGACTTCTACAAATTCACTTGTGGATCCTTCTCAAAGAACGCCGTTAAAAAACAAGAAACCACGCCACTGGTTACCGTCACCGATGATCTCAAAAATGAGCTGAAAGCAATAATAGTTGATCCAATCGGGCACAAAAATCCACATGCACTCGTCCTGCTGAAGCAGTTCTACCAGCAATGCATGGATGAAAAAAAGATTGACGCAGATGAGAGTAAAGCATTCTTGGAGGCCGTTGAAGAACTAGGAGGCTGGCCTCTCATGAAGGGGGGCGCTTGGGATGTCCCGAAATTCAATTGGGTGGACTGGCATATAAAAGCTACAAAGCTGGGTCTTCCAATTTACGGGTTTTTTACATTTGAGAGAGTTACAACTGCAGCTGGTAACACCATTTTGAAA GTAGCTGGTGTATCTAAAGGATCCGGTGTATACCTTTCTGAAGCAAGATACAACAGAATAATGACAGAAGTAATGGAAGCTTTAAACGTTACCGATCAAGGTGGAGAAATCACGAAACAGAACTACGAAGTTGTTTcgttcaaagaaaaaatcagaTCA CTTAACCTGGGTGAAGATTCTTCAGTTAAAACATTGGAAGACCTACTAAAGGCATGTCCTTCGGTACCATGGctgaaattattaaattcattGGCAGGTGATATGAACGAAACTTTCAATAGCAACTCTTCGGTTACCTATGGTGAAATTGATCAATATTGTGAGGAGTTGGATCAACTCTTGAATAAAACGCCTCCAAG AGCAATCGCGAATTATTTCATATGGAGTATACTTCATCAGACATATAACTATTTGAGCATAAGAGAGACCTATGGACAAGTTACTTATGAAACACCATCTAGATTTGAGATATGTTTCAAAGATGCCGATGAAAG GTTCAAATACGTGAAAGAAACAGTGTACGTTCGGAAGAAGACACCAAAAGTCGTTAGAGACAATTTGAACGAAATGATCGATTTTATGAAAGAGGTATTCAAGAAACATGTAGAGGCAAGTGATTGGATGGACGATGAAACCAAGAAGCTAGCTTTGGCAAAAACTGAACATATTCAAACCATGATTGGAGGAGATGATGAAATGTACGAGCCAGATTTTTTCGATAAACTTGCTGGACTTGGTGAG ctgaatttCACATCTGATAACATTTTCAACATGTCTCGTGAAAGGAGAATGAGTGAAACTGATCATTTCTTCAGAACGGTCTATCAAGACGAAGACGATGATTATCCAGGATTTTTCGATAACATGCTAAAAGTCAACGCTTTCTTTGTGTCTCCTATCAACGCCATGA TACTTCCAGCACCTATTCTAAGTTCGATATTCTATGATTACCGTAAACCAGCTTTTATGAACTACGGTTCGATAGGACGAATCATAGGACACGAAATAATGCATGGATTTGAGAAATCTGGAAGAATGATTGCTACGAAtgatggtatgaaggattggtGGACCAATGCAACAGCCGATGCCTACGATAAGAAAGTGAAATGTGTTAttgagagatacgagaaaattCCTTTTAGATATAGG tTGAATGGTACGTTAACTTTAGACGAAAACGTCTCAGATTTCGTTGGTATCGATGTGGCATACGAAGCTTACCTGAAATACGTCGAGAAATATGGCCCTGAGCAAAGAATACCGGGTGTTCCTCTTACTCCCGAACAGATATTCTGGATACAAACAGGAACGTGGCTGTGCTTCAGAAAATTAGATGATAGCGACATAGATTACGAAGAGGAGGATGAACATGCCATACCCGGTTTTAGGGTTCAAGCAGGTGCcagaaattcattatattttgccAAAGATTTCAAGTGTCCTGAGGGTTCTTTCATGAACCCTAAGAAAAAATGTAGAATATTTTGA